The following proteins are co-located in the Micromonospora viridifaciens genome:
- a CDS encoding copper resistance CopC/CopD family protein, with translation MTPSTHPAGRRWAWLITRLAVVALLAAGGLVTDLGSTARPAFAHAYLLETSPVDGAVLASPPAEVRLRFSEAVSFNERSFQLLDVSAKKLAIGVPGHVDGKANTARVSLPADLAEGTYVLAWRVTSADSHVVSGAFSFSIGHPSATTALVGQDASPALPVVDAVGRGLAFLGVAVALGGALFVVVLWPAGRGDRRGPRLVWSGFAALTTGTVVVLLVQGPYAAGTSLAGVFDPDLLGATVSTRLGHALLARLVIVLALGVIFGIAVRPSPPPDGVEAVGVGAAGGSAVRRVVLPAVAVVGAVGLTLTWALADHAQTGVQTWLAVPATSAHLLAMALWLGGLITLVACVLIPAGRREPTRVISLEPVLPRFSQLAQICFAVIAGTGVYLAWRQVGSWAALGATAFGWLLLGKLAAVLAVVGLAAGARRFVRRRSREPLGLDAAPSAAVRRLRRSVAGEVVLGVAVVSITAVLVNTAPARTSYAPPVHTTVPMPTTEDAVDAAPGLAGASIEVTIEPARAGSNVADIYITGRDGSLIAVPEISGELESPNREVPALPVKVTAAEPGHYVANSMSIPFPGSWMLRLDIRVSDFDETPVRVQFTAR, from the coding sequence ATGACGCCCAGCACCCACCCCGCCGGCCGCCGTTGGGCCTGGCTGATCACGCGGCTGGCCGTGGTCGCGCTCCTCGCGGCCGGCGGCCTGGTCACGGACCTCGGGTCCACCGCGCGTCCGGCGTTCGCGCACGCCTACCTGCTGGAGACCTCGCCGGTTGACGGTGCGGTGCTGGCCTCTCCGCCGGCGGAGGTACGGCTCCGTTTCAGCGAGGCGGTGAGTTTCAACGAGCGGTCGTTCCAGTTGTTGGACGTGTCCGCGAAGAAGTTGGCGATTGGTGTTCCTGGTCATGTGGACGGGAAGGCCAATACGGCGCGGGTGAGTCTGCCCGCGGATCTGGCCGAGGGGACCTATGTCCTGGCGTGGCGGGTGACGTCTGCGGACTCGCATGTGGTGTCGGGTGCGTTCAGCTTCAGCATCGGCCATCCGAGCGCGACGACCGCCCTGGTGGGGCAGGACGCCAGCCCTGCCCTTCCCGTGGTCGACGCGGTGGGCCGTGGGCTGGCGTTTCTCGGTGTCGCTGTCGCCCTCGGTGGTGCGCTGTTCGTCGTCGTGCTGTGGCCCGCCGGCCGTGGTGATCGTCGTGGCCCGCGCCTCGTGTGGTCAGGCTTCGCCGCGCTGACCACCGGCACCGTGGTGGTCCTGCTCGTGCAGGGCCCGTACGCCGCCGGAACGTCGCTGGCTGGGGTTTTCGACCCTGACCTGCTCGGCGCGACGGTGTCCACGCGGTTGGGTCATGCGCTGCTGGCGCGGCTGGTGATCGTGCTCGCCCTCGGCGTGATCTTCGGGATCGCCGTCCGCCCCTCCCCGCCCCCCGACGGAGTCGAGGCGGTCGGCGTCGGAGCGGCCGGCGGCAGTGCGGTCCGCCGGGTGGTTCTGCCAGCGGTCGCCGTGGTCGGTGCGGTCGGGTTGACGTTGACGTGGGCGTTGGCGGATCACGCGCAGACCGGTGTGCAGACCTGGCTGGCCGTGCCGGCGACCAGCGCGCACCTGCTCGCGATGGCCCTGTGGCTGGGCGGCCTGATCACGCTGGTGGCCTGCGTGCTCATCCCGGCCGGGAGGCGGGAGCCCACCCGGGTCATCTCCTTGGAGCCGGTGTTGCCGAGGTTCTCCCAGCTCGCGCAGATCTGCTTCGCGGTGATCGCCGGGACCGGCGTCTATCTGGCCTGGCGGCAGGTGGGGTCGTGGGCCGCTCTCGGCGCGACCGCCTTCGGGTGGCTGCTGCTCGGCAAGCTCGCCGCCGTCCTGGCCGTGGTGGGCCTCGCCGCCGGAGCGCGGCGGTTCGTGCGGCGCCGCAGCCGCGAACCCCTCGGCCTCGACGCGGCTCCTTCCGCCGCGGTGCGCCGGCTGCGCCGCTCGGTCGCGGGTGAGGTGGTGCTCGGGGTCGCCGTCGTGTCGATCACGGCCGTCCTGGTCAACACCGCCCCGGCCCGCACCAGCTACGCACCGCCCGTGCACACCACCGTCCCCATGCCCACCACCGAAGACGCGGTCGACGCGGCCCCCGGGCTGGCGGGCGCCTCGATCGAGGTGACCATCGAGCCGGCGAGGGCGGGAAGCAACGTGGCCGACATCTACATCACCGGGCGGGACGGCTCCCTGATTGCGGTGCCCGAGATCTCCGGCGAGCTCGAATCACCCAACCGCGAGGTCCCAGCACTGCCCGTCAAGGTCACCGCGGCCGAACCCGGCCACTACGTGGCGAACTCGATGTCCATCCCTTTCCCCGGGTCGTGGATGCTGCGGCTGGACATCCGAGTCTCGGACTTCGACGAAACACCCGTGCGCGTCCAGTTCACGGCACGCTGA
- a CDS encoding YeeE/YedE family protein: MVDPTRRMDCRSRMTEYWPWWAGAAGLALTTINYAVTTDRSFGVSGAWDRVLHWRAERRVERVNAQFADERVLAEALTAATTGQFGAGSAAPAARPAPHGDARTQGQDVRPPAAASSSMASLLPAPLVSQAALLLSVLIGGWVAAVTTGRFQLRLDMGDAFGELVTDNPIAMIGALFVGGVLVGFGTRLAGGCSSGHGLNGCGRLQPVSIVATAVFFGTGVLVSFLLWKVI, encoded by the coding sequence GTGGTGGACCCGACTCGCAGAATGGATTGCAGGTCCCGCATGACTGAATACTGGCCCTGGTGGGCCGGGGCGGCCGGGCTCGCCCTCACCACCATCAACTACGCCGTCACGACCGATCGATCCTTCGGGGTGTCCGGGGCGTGGGACCGCGTGCTGCACTGGCGCGCCGAACGCCGTGTCGAACGGGTGAACGCCCAGTTCGCCGACGAACGTGTCCTCGCCGAGGCTCTCACCGCGGCCACCACCGGCCAGTTCGGAGCCGGTTCGGCTGCACCTGCCGCGCGTCCCGCCCCGCACGGCGACGCGCGGACCCAGGGACAGGACGTGCGACCGCCAGCGGCGGCGAGCTCCTCAATGGCGAGCCTGCTCCCGGCGCCCTTGGTCAGCCAGGCCGCCCTGCTCCTGTCGGTCTTGATCGGCGGCTGGGTGGCGGCGGTTACCACCGGCCGATTCCAGCTCCGCCTCGACATGGGCGACGCCTTCGGCGAGCTCGTGACCGACAACCCGATCGCGATGATCGGCGCGCTGTTCGTCGGCGGTGTGCTCGTCGGCTTCGGCACCCGTCTCGCCGGAGGGTGCAGCAGCGGTCACGGACTCAATGGCTGTGGTCGGCTACAGCCGGTCAGCATCGTCGCGACTGCCGTCTTCTTCGGCACCGGCGTCCTCGTGTCGTTCCTGCTGTGGAAGGTGATCTGA
- a CDS encoding ATP-binding protein has translation MSAREAEVLALLNERCSNAEIGQRLFISVRTVESHVSSLLRKYGVADRHDLSALASTAPVARTNRADAVVAGLPVPRTTFVGRRQERESLSRTLRDARLVTLVGAGGVGKTRLAVELVTEMAPRFPAGGAFVDLVPVRDGSVPQAVAAALGLIPTPRQPLSEAIKDELGAQRSLLVLDNCEHLLDAVAAFAEQVLNACPGVTVLATSRERLGVPGEQVVPVLPLPEPDGRALFDDRAQAAGADVPGDPMVVGELCAQLDNVPLAIELAAARSAALGVDGLLAAFTDPLRVLTGSRHADQRHRSLRAVLDWSYGLLDPAEQTLLRHLSVFVGGFDLAAAARVPLVGDVAGTADLLGRLVEKSLVTRDRDARRWRMLGTVRAFAREQLVADPARGEVFDRYLDWATSTATELVERLNGAWREDFDLVADDLRAALLGPRSGVGSAPHQLARALGRLTFSRRFLAASLDCYRQAAARAPSPTEAVADLRNAADCALVGTATGRQVLDLLLTCADVAGAAGDGNAQALALARVVEMVHRFDGRIGSDMSRERLSVLLERARAAGDPADPAVAAAVAIAEAWYAGGRRHHPDPDLAAVAAAAARRCGVPVLVSAGLDLLGTAAAQAGRPAEARRIGAERFAMLSALDATDPQAAPEIGDTFHVAATVAFRAGDLPAALDVARRMIDDDLLGSRTHAIGTLVPALALTGELDESLVQAEALWEGWQRVGRPPTGDVAGAMAFAMLACGFRGDRDSLSRWRSRLAASASAAGIEPSALASAVYADCRTALHLGEFDDASRLVGLAFNAFPGFRYETYARAAAAELAVAAGLPGAARCLAVAEETITDNAWATACLARARGRLTGDVAAFAAGLAGFQQVGARIEYACTLALLPGREAEGRAELRSLGLAAPGG, from the coding sequence GTGTCGGCACGGGAAGCCGAGGTGCTCGCCCTGCTGAACGAGCGGTGCAGCAACGCCGAGATCGGGCAGCGGCTGTTCATCTCCGTCCGCACCGTTGAAAGCCACGTCTCCTCATTGCTGCGCAAGTACGGCGTCGCCGACCGACACGATTTGTCGGCACTGGCATCGACCGCCCCGGTGGCGAGAACGAACCGGGCGGACGCCGTCGTCGCCGGACTCCCCGTACCGCGGACCACCTTCGTCGGCCGCCGACAGGAGCGGGAGTCACTGTCCAGAACGCTACGCGACGCCCGGCTGGTCACACTGGTGGGTGCCGGCGGGGTGGGAAAGACCCGGCTCGCCGTCGAACTGGTGACCGAGATGGCGCCCCGGTTTCCGGCCGGCGGCGCCTTCGTCGATCTGGTGCCGGTGCGCGACGGCTCCGTGCCCCAGGCCGTCGCCGCCGCGCTCGGCCTCATTCCCACCCCGCGCCAGCCCTTGTCCGAGGCGATAAAGGACGAACTCGGCGCGCAACGATCGCTGCTGGTGCTGGACAACTGCGAACACCTGCTGGACGCGGTGGCGGCTTTCGCCGAGCAGGTCCTCAATGCTTGCCCCGGCGTCACCGTGCTGGCCACCAGCCGGGAACGGTTGGGGGTGCCCGGGGAGCAGGTCGTGCCGGTGCTGCCGCTGCCCGAGCCCGATGGGCGGGCCCTCTTCGACGACCGCGCCCAGGCGGCCGGCGCTGACGTGCCCGGCGACCCGATGGTGGTCGGTGAGCTCTGCGCCCAGCTCGACAACGTACCGCTGGCGATCGAGCTTGCCGCTGCCCGCAGCGCCGCGCTGGGAGTGGACGGATTGCTCGCGGCGTTCACCGATCCGCTGCGGGTGTTGACCGGTTCGCGACACGCCGATCAGCGACACCGCTCGCTACGGGCCGTTCTGGACTGGAGCTACGGCCTGCTGGACCCAGCCGAGCAGACGCTGTTGCGGCACCTCTCCGTGTTCGTGGGTGGGTTCGACCTGGCCGCTGCGGCCCGGGTGCCGCTGGTGGGCGACGTGGCCGGGACCGCCGACCTGCTCGGCCGACTGGTGGAGAAGAGCCTGGTGACCCGTGACCGGGATGCGCGCCGCTGGCGGATGCTGGGTACCGTCCGGGCGTTCGCGCGGGAACAACTCGTCGCCGACCCGGCCCGGGGTGAGGTGTTCGACCGGTACCTCGACTGGGCGACATCGACGGCCACCGAGCTCGTCGAGCGGTTGAACGGTGCGTGGCGCGAGGACTTCGACCTCGTCGCCGACGATTTGCGCGCAGCGCTGCTCGGCCCTCGCAGCGGCGTCGGCTCGGCCCCGCACCAACTGGCTCGGGCCCTCGGTCGCCTGACGTTCTCCCGTCGCTTCCTGGCCGCGTCCCTCGACTGTTACCGGCAGGCGGCCGCGCGGGCACCGAGCCCCACCGAGGCGGTGGCGGACCTGCGCAACGCGGCGGACTGCGCGCTGGTGGGCACCGCGACCGGAAGGCAGGTGCTGGACCTGTTGCTGACCTGCGCCGACGTTGCCGGGGCTGCCGGCGACGGCAATGCCCAGGCGCTTGCGCTGGCCCGGGTGGTCGAGATGGTCCATCGGTTCGACGGCCGCATCGGCAGCGACATGTCACGCGAACGGCTGAGCGTCTTGCTGGAACGCGCCCGAGCCGCCGGCGACCCCGCCGATCCCGCGGTCGCGGCCGCCGTGGCGATCGCCGAGGCGTGGTACGCCGGAGGCCGCCGGCACCATCCGGACCCGGATCTCGCCGCCGTCGCCGCTGCGGCCGCTCGTCGCTGCGGCGTGCCGGTGTTGGTCAGCGCGGGTCTGGACCTGCTCGGTACGGCCGCGGCGCAGGCCGGACGACCAGCCGAGGCGCGGCGGATCGGGGCGGAGCGATTCGCGATGCTGAGTGCGCTCGACGCCACCGACCCACAGGCGGCACCGGAGATCGGTGACACCTTCCACGTCGCGGCCACCGTTGCGTTCCGGGCCGGTGACCTGCCCGCCGCACTCGACGTGGCGCGACGGATGATCGATGACGATCTGCTCGGAAGCCGTACTCATGCCATCGGCACCCTCGTGCCGGCCCTGGCGCTCACCGGTGAACTCGACGAGTCGCTGGTGCAGGCGGAGGCCTTGTGGGAGGGGTGGCAGCGGGTCGGCCGGCCACCGACGGGGGACGTGGCGGGCGCCATGGCGTTCGCCATGCTGGCGTGCGGGTTCCGAGGCGATCGGGACAGCCTGTCGCGGTGGCGGAGCCGGCTGGCGGCGAGCGCCTCCGCCGCCGGCATCGAACCGTCCGCACTCGCGTCGGCGGTGTACGCGGACTGTCGCACCGCCCTTCACCTCGGCGAGTTCGACGACGCGTCCCGGCTGGTCGGGCTGGCATTCAACGCCTTTCCCGGCTTCCGGTACGAGACGTACGCCCGCGCCGCCGCCGCGGAGCTGGCGGTCGCCGCCGGCTTGCCGGGCGCGGCGCGATGCCTCGCGGTCGCCGAGGAGACGATCACCGACAACGCGTGGGCGACCGCCTGCCTGGCCCGGGCTCGAGGCCGGTTGACTGGGGACGTCGCGGCGTTCGCCGCGGGGCTGGCCGGGTTTCAGCAGGTCGGAGCCCGCATCGAGTACGCCTGCACGCTGGCGCTCCTGCCCGGCCGGGAGGCCGAGGGCCGAGCCGAGCTGAGGTCGCTGGGCCTGGCGGCACCGGGGGGCTGA
- a CDS encoding SGNH/GDSL hydrolase family protein: MKRPRLHLLAAGVAAALFLAAPAQALAAQSGHAGAPSSAGWRAAWTAAAHHPYEGFGTPNWSVNGFADQSLRQVVRVSAGGSTVRVRLSNRFGDRPLKVTGATIAHAAGGPAVRPGSLRSLTFARSTTAAIPPGGELTSDPAPLPTRALDSLAVTLYFAGPTGPATVHENATATTYRAAGDRRFDPRAGAFAETSTSWYFLAGIDTAGPPGRAHGVVVTFGDSITDGYGTTVDADNRYPDELAERLASGRRPWSVVNSGINGNKLLADSTCFGEAGVSRFGRDALDQPGVRAVVVLEGINDIGGGGYPDFGCGASPVVTAEQLIDGHRQLIRAAHARGVRIIGATMLPMRDAFGYDTPANEAVRDAVNTWIRNGGEYDAVADLDRALADPADRDALRPTYDSGDHLHPNDAGAAAIAAVIAPLLVHTGR, encoded by the coding sequence ATGAAACGTCCACGGCTTCACCTGCTCGCAGCCGGCGTCGCGGCTGCACTGTTCCTGGCCGCGCCCGCCCAGGCGCTGGCAGCGCAGTCCGGCCACGCCGGCGCGCCCTCCTCGGCTGGCTGGCGGGCGGCGTGGACCGCGGCCGCGCACCACCCGTACGAAGGGTTCGGGACGCCGAACTGGTCAGTCAACGGCTTCGCAGACCAGTCGCTGCGGCAGGTGGTCCGGGTCAGCGCCGGCGGCTCGACCGTGCGGGTACGGCTGTCCAACCGCTTCGGTGACCGACCGCTGAAGGTGACCGGCGCAACGATCGCGCACGCCGCAGGCGGGCCGGCCGTGCGACCGGGCAGCCTCCGCTCGTTGACCTTCGCCCGATCGACGACGGCGGCAATTCCCCCTGGCGGCGAGCTCACCTCCGACCCCGCGCCGCTGCCGACACGCGCGCTGGACTCCCTCGCGGTGACGCTGTACTTCGCCGGTCCCACCGGCCCGGCGACCGTCCACGAGAACGCGACGGCCACCACCTACCGAGCGGCCGGCGACCGACGGTTCGATCCTCGGGCCGGCGCGTTCGCCGAGACCAGCACATCCTGGTACTTCCTCGCCGGCATCGACACGGCCGGCCCGCCGGGACGCGCCCACGGCGTGGTGGTGACGTTCGGCGACTCGATCACGGACGGGTACGGCACCACGGTCGACGCCGACAACCGGTACCCGGATGAGCTGGCCGAACGGCTCGCCTCCGGTCGTCGGCCGTGGAGCGTGGTGAACTCCGGTATCAACGGCAACAAACTGCTCGCGGACTCGACCTGTTTCGGCGAGGCGGGCGTGTCCCGGTTCGGTCGGGACGCGCTGGACCAACCGGGAGTCCGCGCCGTGGTCGTCCTCGAGGGCATCAACGACATCGGTGGCGGCGGCTACCCCGACTTCGGCTGCGGCGCCTCCCCCGTGGTGACTGCCGAACAGCTCATCGACGGGCATCGGCAGCTGATCCGGGCGGCGCACGCCCGAGGCGTGCGGATCATCGGAGCCACCATGCTGCCGATGAGGGACGCGTTCGGCTACGACACGCCCGCCAACGAGGCGGTCCGCGACGCCGTGAACACCTGGATCCGCAACGGCGGCGAGTACGACGCGGTGGCCGACTTGGACCGGGCGCTCGCCGACCCGGCCGACCGGGATGCGCTGCGGCCCACCTACGACTCCGGCGACCACCTGCACCCCAACGACGCCGGCGCCGCCGCGATCGCAGCGGTCATCGCTCCTCTGCTCGTCCACACCGGCCGGTAG
- a CDS encoding YeeE/YedE thiosulfate transporter family protein yields MRTRGGILVANIIAGLALGYTVSNIGFADYAELNRMFTFQDLRMLLAFAGAVAIIVVVFAVLRVRRAPGRIHAGVIPGAVLFGTGWAISGGCPAIPIVQVASGYLPALVTIAGIVVGMKLCRWANTRYFHLDSGSCER; encoded by the coding sequence ATGCGTACCCGGGGCGGGATACTGGTCGCCAACATCATCGCTGGGCTGGCCCTCGGCTACACCGTCTCGAACATCGGGTTCGCTGACTACGCCGAACTGAACCGCATGTTCACCTTCCAAGATCTTCGCATGCTGCTGGCCTTCGCCGGCGCCGTAGCGATCATCGTCGTGGTGTTCGCCGTGTTGCGCGTCCGCCGCGCCCCGGGGCGCATCCATGCCGGCGTGATCCCCGGCGCGGTGCTGTTCGGCACCGGCTGGGCGATCTCGGGCGGCTGTCCGGCGATCCCCATCGTGCAGGTCGCCAGCGGGTACCTACCCGCCCTGGTCACGATTGCCGGCATTGTCGTCGGCATGAAGCTCTGCCGCTGGGCCAACACGAGGTACTTCCACCTCGACAGCGGATCCTGCGAGCGGTAG
- a CDS encoding branched-chain amino acid ABC transporter substrate-binding protein, with amino-acid sequence MRRRGAVRVVALGVTALVVSGLLAGCPASDEGGGAPRPRGEITFGVLAPLSGDMAERGQDLVDGAQMAAAEINDQGGVLGRQVRLAVEDGGCGPATGEQAATRLAAKNVVGMVGGLCEDAAVAAAKTAQATPFMVSSAPADRLLEAGLPSVFPMEGTVYQEALAAVHWMGYRSPQQVAVLGDGSPASQRLSGLVTDRVKADGLKVSMRSAAAKDPDLAELGSTVTSSKADFVYWTGTAQPGGRLVSALRQAGYTGYFMASAESDSPDFLQAAGGAAEDAYLTTAAGPQLLPAAAEWAARFKDRYRRDPGRDAMQAYDALRALVQAVRQAGDTDPSKVLDNLPRLEDFTTFTGTLRFAADHSLMYDNYVIAQVKGGKFTLASKLRTD; translated from the coding sequence GTGCGACGCAGAGGGGCCGTGCGCGTGGTCGCGCTGGGCGTGACCGCGCTGGTGGTGAGCGGTCTGCTCGCCGGATGCCCTGCCTCCGACGAGGGCGGGGGCGCCCCGAGGCCGCGGGGTGAGATCACGTTCGGGGTGCTGGCCCCGCTGTCGGGCGACATGGCCGAGCGTGGGCAGGACCTCGTCGACGGGGCGCAGATGGCTGCCGCGGAGATCAACGACCAGGGCGGGGTTCTGGGGCGGCAGGTGCGGCTGGCCGTCGAGGACGGCGGCTGCGGGCCGGCGACCGGCGAGCAGGCGGCGACGCGGCTGGCCGCCAAGAACGTCGTGGGGATGGTCGGCGGGCTGTGCGAAGATGCGGCGGTGGCGGCGGCGAAGACCGCGCAGGCCACGCCGTTCATGGTTTCCTCCGCACCCGCCGACCGGCTGCTCGAGGCCGGGTTGCCGTCGGTGTTCCCGATGGAGGGCACGGTCTACCAGGAGGCGCTGGCCGCCGTGCACTGGATGGGCTACCGGAGCCCGCAGCAGGTGGCGGTGCTCGGTGACGGCTCGCCGGCCTCGCAGCGGCTGTCCGGCCTGGTGACCGACCGGGTCAAGGCCGACGGCCTGAAGGTGAGCATGCGCAGCGCCGCAGCGAAGGACCCTGACCTCGCAGAGCTCGGCAGCACCGTCACCAGTTCCAAGGCGGACTTCGTCTACTGGACGGGGACGGCCCAACCGGGTGGACGGCTGGTGAGCGCACTACGCCAGGCCGGCTACACCGGCTACTTCATGGCCTCCGCCGAGTCGGACAGCCCCGATTTTCTGCAGGCGGCGGGCGGGGCAGCCGAGGACGCATACCTCACCACGGCCGCGGGCCCACAGCTTCTCCCCGCAGCGGCGGAATGGGCTGCGCGCTTCAAGGACCGCTACCGACGGGACCCAGGCCGCGACGCGATGCAGGCCTACGACGCGCTCCGCGCGCTGGTGCAGGCGGTGCGTCAGGCGGGCGACACGGATCCCTCGAAGGTCCTCGACAACCTCCCGCGGCTCGAAGACTTCACCACCTTCACCGGGACGCTCCGCTTCGCCGCGGATCACTCGCTGATGTACGACAACTACGTGATCGCCCAGGTCAAGGGCGGCAAGTTCACCCTCGCCAGCAAGCTGCGTACGGACTAG
- a CDS encoding LVIVD repeat-containing protein, protein MPTTAVAGNVTFIDNVRGVSGYSALNFINYDKYGYDFMFANGTGGLAVWSLKDPEHPALVSKITAAELRLPGDTQDRFWEGENMTVDPKRKLVFLIRDPRGFGGTVKTGQSGVYIVDVKNPWKPEVLPFHPIPAGHTATCINDCKYLWSVGPANTGTPGQDPSWNGVPVRVTDIHDIKHPYTFDRAVDLGRHDGVTDYVHSVDVDKDGIAWVSGEGGVRGYWTEGNHYDPVQKRNRVATAYDPVPYAGGTVVATNPAGTDFFDFFDHNAYHNTEKLGDFEKGELLYITNENIKTCSQAGEFKIASLKGSYDGEGWRSTPEQPFRLELISHWSPWGKEGSATTGSCSAHWFTVNGNIVAQGWYGQGARFIDVSDPRNPTQVGYFRVPAGPGVTGGSASAVYWHNGLVYVADYNRGVDVLRFDGKLAGEPDKKICWNSCDK, encoded by the coding sequence GTGCCCACGACCGCCGTCGCGGGCAACGTCACGTTCATCGACAATGTCAGGGGAGTCAGCGGCTACTCAGCGCTGAACTTCATCAACTACGACAAGTACGGCTACGACTTCATGTTCGCCAACGGCACCGGCGGCCTCGCCGTCTGGTCGCTGAAGGACCCCGAGCACCCGGCCCTGGTCTCCAAGATCACCGCGGCCGAGCTGCGCCTGCCGGGGGACACCCAGGACAGGTTCTGGGAAGGCGAGAACATGACCGTCGACCCGAAGCGCAAGCTGGTCTTCCTCATCCGGGACCCGCGCGGCTTCGGCGGCACCGTCAAGACCGGCCAGTCCGGCGTCTACATCGTCGATGTCAAGAATCCGTGGAAGCCGGAAGTCCTTCCCTTCCACCCGATTCCGGCCGGGCACACGGCCACGTGCATCAACGACTGCAAGTACCTGTGGTCGGTCGGTCCGGCCAACACCGGAACGCCAGGCCAGGACCCCTCCTGGAACGGCGTGCCCGTGCGGGTGACCGACATCCACGACATCAAGCACCCGTACACCTTCGACCGGGCGGTCGATCTCGGTCGGCACGACGGGGTCACCGACTACGTGCACAGCGTGGATGTCGACAAGGACGGCATCGCCTGGGTCTCCGGTGAGGGTGGCGTACGCGGCTACTGGACCGAGGGCAACCACTACGACCCGGTACAGAAGCGCAACCGCGTCGCGACGGCGTACGACCCGGTGCCGTACGCGGGCGGGACGGTCGTTGCCACCAACCCGGCGGGCACCGACTTCTTCGACTTCTTCGATCACAACGCCTACCACAACACTGAGAAGCTCGGCGACTTCGAGAAGGGCGAGCTGCTCTACATCACCAACGAGAACATCAAGACCTGCTCGCAGGCGGGCGAGTTCAAGATCGCCTCGTTGAAGGGCAGCTACGACGGCGAGGGCTGGCGCTCCACGCCGGAGCAGCCGTTCCGGCTGGAACTGATCAGCCACTGGTCGCCGTGGGGCAAGGAGGGGTCGGCCACCACCGGTAGCTGCTCCGCGCACTGGTTCACCGTGAACGGCAACATCGTGGCGCAGGGCTGGTACGGGCAGGGCGCCCGCTTCATCGACGTGTCGGACCCGAGGAACCCGACCCAGGTCGGCTACTTCCGCGTGCCGGCGGGGCCGGGCGTGACCGGCGGTTCGGCGTCGGCCGTCTACTGGCACAACGGGCTCGTCTACGTCGCGGACTACAACCGCGGTGTCGACGTCCTGCGGTTCGATGGCAAGCTGGCCGGCGAGCCGGACAAGAAGATCTGCTGGAACTCGTGCGACAAGTAA
- a CDS encoding SRPBCC domain-containing protein, with amino-acid sequence MTGTVQHPGELVHRIYLKARPEEVWAALTRSDLTKRYGYGGRIDIDPRPGGAYRGYASEAMVGSGVDMVIIEGEIIEAEPDRRLALTWRMTADPAMAAEGPTRLTYDIGQDERGLTTLTVTHDLTGAPHTAALVTGATPGTGGGWSFVLSDLKSLLETGTGITG; translated from the coding sequence ATGACGGGCACCGTGCAGCACCCAGGTGAACTGGTTCACCGCATCTATCTCAAGGCCAGACCCGAGGAGGTCTGGGCCGCGCTCACCCGCTCGGACCTGACCAAGCGTTACGGGTACGGGGGCCGGATCGACATCGACCCGCGGCCCGGTGGCGCCTACCGCGGCTACGCGAGCGAGGCCATGGTCGGCAGCGGAGTCGACATGGTCATCATCGAGGGCGAGATCATCGAGGCCGAACCCGACCGGCGGCTCGCCCTGACCTGGCGGATGACCGCCGACCCCGCCATGGCGGCCGAAGGACCCACCCGGCTCACGTACGACATCGGCCAGGACGAGCGCGGACTGACCACCCTGACCGTGACGCACGACCTCACCGGGGCTCCACACACCGCGGCACTGGTCACCGGCGCCACCCCAGGCACCGGGGGCGGCTGGTCCTTCGTGCTCAGCGACCTCAAGTCGCTTTTGGAGACCGGCACCGGCATCACCGGTTGA